The DNA region ATGGTCGGCACCTTCGGCGACGCCGCGGTCTTCGATTTCTCCGAACCCGGCGTGCTGCTGGCCGGCGAGGGCGGCATGATCGTCACCGACGACCGCGACCTCGCCCACCGGCTGCGCTACATGCGCCGGCGCGAGACCGCGCACCGCAACACCGTGGTCATCACCCGCACCCTGCCCTGGCAGGCGGGGATGAGCGACCTGAACGCGGCGCTCGCCCTGGTGCAGTTGAAACGCCTGCCGGAAATCCTGACCCGCCGCAACCTGGTCATCGCCTATTACGACGCGGCGATGGCGAGCTTCGAGGGGATCAAGCCGCCCTATCGCGGGCCGGGGGCCGAGGTCGTCAACCCGATGGTCTATTGCGTCCATCTCGGCACCCGCTTCAGCGCGTCGGGGCGACGGTCGATCATCGAGGATCTGGACACCCACGACATCGACGCCAGCGACTACGGCCAGCCGCTGCACACCCAGCAATATTACATCGAGGCGCTCGGCGAGGCCCTGGGCGAACGGCGGGCCGGGCGCGGCAGCTGCCCGGTCTGCACCAAGACGGCGGACCGCGTGCTGGCCCTGCCGCTGCACCGCAAGATCACCCGCGATCAGGTCGCCTTCATCGTCGAAACGCTGAAGGACGCCAGCGTCAACACCGGCGCCGGCGCCGCGATCTATCTGTGAAGCCCCGAAGGGAAGAGGCCCCCATGACCGTCACCACACTCGCACCCGAGTCCGACTCCGTCACGGTGACGGACGCCGCCGCGGCATTGGCCGACATCGCCACGGCGCTGGCGGCCCGGCAGGTGGTGCCCTATCTCGGCCCCGGCGCCTTCGACCTGCTGCCGCCCGACCAGTGCCCGATCCCGCGCAACTCGGCGGAGCTGGTACAGCGCCTGAACGCCAAGGTCGCCGCCCCCGGCCGCATCCGCGCCAACCTGACTGCCGTCGCCCAGTTCATCGAGACCCGCAAGCACCGCAAGACGCTGGAGATCCTCCTCAACGAGATCTTCCGGCAGACGGTGCCGCCGACCCCGGCGCATGCCCTGCTGGCGGCGATCCCGGCTCCGCCGCTGTTGGTCGATGTCTGGTACGACGCCGTACTGGACGGCCTGCTGAGCGCCGACGCCGGCCGGAGCTGGGGCCAGATCCAGGGGGTGTCGCACCCGCAATCGACCGGCGAATGGGTGCGCTACTACGCCCCCGACGGCAGCGAGGCGACGGCGGAGGCGGCGGCCGCCTGGGACAGCGTGCTGTACAAACCGTCTGGCGCGGTGACGCCGGCCGGAAACTATCTGATCTCCGACAGCGACTATGTCGAGATCCTGACGGAGATCGACATCCAGACCCCGATCCCCGCCATCGTCCAGGAGCGCCGCGCCGGCCGCCATTTCCTGTTCCTGGGCTGCCGCTTCGACCATGAGATCCAGCGCACCTTCGCCCGGCAGATCGCCAAGCGCTCCTCCGGCAGCCATTGGGCGGTGATCCCCGGCGAGTTGTCGAAGAACGAGGCGCGCTTCCTGGCGCTGCACGGGATCAGGCGGATCGACATGCCGCTGGACCAGGCGGTGGAGGAACTGCGGGCGCGGGTGTGAGGGGGGCCTGACGCCGACAGGCTCCCGGTTGCGGTCCTCAGAGGAAGGGCAGCGGCAGGATCAGGGTGAAACCGTCCGCCGCCATCAGCACGCCGGCCGCCGCCAGCCCGCGGCTGACCCACAGGATGAAGCCCTTGTTGGTGATGGCGAAGACCGACGCCAGCACGATGGCGAGCTGGAGCATGCCCTCGGCGAAGTCGAAATAGGGATCCTGCGCCGCAGCATGGTCGCGCCGCAGCTCCGCCGCCTTGGCCTTGGCCAGCAGATCCTTGCGGCTGTTCTTGCCCTCGTCGGACTCCATGCGGTCGGCCATCAGGCGGTATTCGGCGGAGCGCTGCACCGCCTTGGCCTGCGCCTCGGGCGGCATGCCGGCCGACAGCAGCTCGATCTCGTCGGCGGCGACCCGCAGGCTGATCTGGCGCTGGGTCTTGGCCTGGTAATAGGCGAAGCTGTCCGACGCCTCGATGGCGCTGGCCATCAGCTCCTTGCCGGCGTTGGAACCGGCGACGCTGACGATGGCGAGCACCGCCGCCAGAACGGAGATGTAGATGGCGGTCGAGGTCTTCAGCCCGATCCCGCCCTCCTCGCCATCGGGATGTTGGGCATGCTCGGATCCATGCCGGGCCTTGTGCTTGGCCCGCTCGCGCTCGTGGGTTTCGTCGATCAGGTCCTTGACCTCGGCCGCGTCCATGCTTCGCTCATCCTCCGCTCTACCCTCCGCCGAAGGGCGGATGACGGAAGAGGTAGCGAAACACGCGGCGTTGGAAAAGCCCCCCATAGGTCCAAAGCGGCGCTGCGCGCCCGAATGTCCCGCATGCCGACATTCGCCCCTTTCAAGGGCGCCCGGTTCGGGCTATGTCAGGGAGCATGAACCAGTTCGCACGTCTGGCGATCGAGGCTGGCCCGCTCGCCGCCTTCTTCGTCGCCAATTCGCAGGCCGGCATCATGACCGGCACCGCGGTCTTCATGGTCGCCATCACCATCGCGCTGGCGGTGTCCTGGCGGCTGGAGCGCCGGATCCCGATCATGCCGGTGGTCGGCGCCGGCTTCGTGCTGCTGTTCGGCGGCCTGACCCTGTGGTTGCAGGACGACCTGTTCATCAAGATCAAGCCGACCCTGGTGAACCTGCTCTTCGCCGTCGTGCTGTTCGTCGCCCACGCGACGCGGCGCAATGTGATGAAGCGCCTGCTGGGCACGGTGCTGAACCTGTCGGAGGACGGGTGGCGCACGCTGAGCATCCGCTGGGCCTGGTTCTTCCTGCTGCTGGCGGTGCTGAACGAGCTGGTGTGGCGGAATGTCTCCACCGACATGTGGGTCAACTTCAAGGTGTTCGGCATCATGCCGCTGACCCTGGTCTTCAGCGCCTTCCAGGCCCCCCTGATCATGCGCCATCAGGTGCCGGAGGAGCCGGCGCGGAGCGGCCCGGCCGCCTGAAGGCGGTGGCTTTGTCACAGCCCTCCGACCGCGCCCACTTGTGCGGCGCGGAAGAGGCACTCACATTGGTGGCGGCCGCGACGTCGTCCGCTCCGACCGAATCTCAGAGGTATTGATCGATGGGCAGTTTCAGCATCTGGCACTGGTTGATCGTTCTGGTCATCGTGCTTCTCCTGTTCGGCGCCGGCAAGCTGCCCAGTGTGATGGGCGACATCGCCAAGGGCGTGAAGGCGTTCAAGGCCGGCCTGAAGGACGAGGAGGCGGCCCAAGCGCCACCCCAGGCTCCGGCCCAGACCGCGGCCCAGCCCTCCCCTGCCGCGATCGACCCGGCGCCGACCCAGCCCGTCGCGGCTCAGTCCACCCCGGCCCACCCCACCGCCCAGCCGGGCGACCCGGCCAAGCCCACCCAGGGCTGACCTTCCTT from Azospirillum sp. B510 includes:
- a CDS encoding DegT/DnrJ/EryC1/StrS family aminotransferase; translated protein: MSEAAAVLHQPSPADEEEIDDYIPLTDPDLSAAEVEMLGRLLSSGSLSDGRMVRAFEDAFAAYVGREHAVAVSSGTMATLLMLKGAGIGEGDEVLCSPFGWHQVQHAVALSGATPVLVDIDYWQHTINPEKAAALVTPKTKAILAANVNGHPAHWDELRALADAEGLILLEDSTEAIGSTYKGRMVGTFGDAAVFDFSEPGVLLAGEGGMIVTDDRDLAHRLRYMRRRETAHRNTVVITRTLPWQAGMSDLNAALALVQLKRLPEILTRRNLVIAYYDAAMASFEGIKPPYRGPGAEVVNPMVYCVHLGTRFSASGRRSIIEDLDTHDIDASDYGQPLHTQQYYIEALGEALGERRAGRGSCPVCTKTADRVLALPLHRKITRDQVAFIVETLKDASVNTGAGAAIYL
- a CDS encoding SIR2 family protein, which produces MTVTTLAPESDSVTVTDAAAALADIATALAARQVVPYLGPGAFDLLPPDQCPIPRNSAELVQRLNAKVAAPGRIRANLTAVAQFIETRKHRKTLEILLNEIFRQTVPPTPAHALLAAIPAPPLLVDVWYDAVLDGLLSADAGRSWGQIQGVSHPQSTGEWVRYYAPDGSEATAEAAAAWDSVLYKPSGAVTPAGNYLISDSDYVEILTEIDIQTPIPAIVQERRAGRHFLFLGCRFDHEIQRTFARQIAKRSSGSHWAVIPGELSKNEARFLALHGIRRIDMPLDQAVEELRARV
- a CDS encoding DUF4337 domain-containing protein, with protein sequence MDAAEVKDLIDETHERERAKHKARHGSEHAQHPDGEEGGIGLKTSTAIYISVLAAVLAIVSVAGSNAGKELMASAIEASDSFAYYQAKTQRQISLRVAADEIELLSAGMPPEAQAKAVQRSAEYRLMADRMESDEGKNSRKDLLAKAKAAELRRDHAAAQDPYFDFAEGMLQLAIVLASVFAITNKGFILWVSRGLAAAGVLMAADGFTLILPLPFL
- a CDS encoding septation protein A; amino-acid sequence: MNQFARLAIEAGPLAAFFVANSQAGIMTGTAVFMVAITIALAVSWRLERRIPIMPVVGAGFVLLFGGLTLWLQDDLFIKIKPTLVNLLFAVVLFVAHATRRNVMKRLLGTVLNLSEDGWRTLSIRWAWFFLLLAVLNELVWRNVSTDMWVNFKVFGIMPLTLVFSAFQAPLIMRHQVPEEPARSGPAA
- a CDS encoding twin-arginine translocase TatA/TatE family subunit; its protein translation is MGSFSIWHWLIVLVIVLLLFGAGKLPSVMGDIAKGVKAFKAGLKDEEAAQAPPQAPAQTAAQPSPAAIDPAPTQPVAAQSTPAHPTAQPGDPAKPTQG